The genomic window CAATTTGATAccaatttgaatataaaaaacCCAACAATATCAGGAAGTCATAATACATTCAGGTCAACCTGGAATCACAGGTTTTAGTAAATCTAAAAGAAACCGGGTGTGACCATGTGTGAACCAACCATAATGGAGAACAATCACAGAAATTCAGTAATGTAATGGAGATTGAAAGCTTCCAACAGGTGTTTCATATTAAGTCTCAGTTGAAAACAATAATGGAAAAATCACAAGTTAGTAAAATTCATCATAGGTATCTTCTCAATATTTGACCCAACAAGATAACCTTTTCATTCACGGCCTACACTAACATTTGTGTAGACTGAATTTACTGATATTTCAAACTCCAATCTCCTTGCTCTGGGTGTGGATCAGGTAATTAACTAAAGTGTGAGGGCTCTACAATGGAAGCAAACAGCTGAAAACAGAATCCAAAAAACCCCTGGCTAAGAGAGAGGAAGTTGGGAACTTCTCTGAGTGCCCCAGAGCACAATACTCAGACCTACATAACTTAACACAACTTTAAAAATACAGCAGAATTTCAGTCACAAAATAtcaatttttcacaatttctccccaAACAGATTATCTATCCACAGTTCTTTCCggcccaccccccaccccccaacacacacacacacacatttttttgttgcccttattttgtgttgaaatatTTGGCCATGATTTTAGCTCCAACCCTGTCAATTCTTCCTCTCTTTCATTCATATATTCATTCTCACTTTTCCTTCGCTtcccatttttgttgttgttctcctCCCCGCTCCGACCCATCTCTAGCCCACCTTTTGGGGGTTGGTGGCACGGACCCCTTGCTCATATGTGATTCGCTGGCTGATTAGATACTGGGCTGCCTGTGTTGCCGCTGGTGACCCTGTGATGGTCACTTTGCGATTGCGTGTGCCTGGAATGAACTCTCCCTTCTTGGAGATCTGAATTCGTGCCCCTGTCAGCTCCTGATACTCCACCAGAGTCTTGCCACCCTTTCCCAAGATGGCACCGACCAAGTTCTCTGGCACAGCGATCTCAACCACCTCCTTTCCACCTTCTGCCAGCTTCTCTGTGCCTAGCAGAGATGATGCCACCAGTGGGGATGCAGGGTTCAGATACCCATTAGATGCCCCTGTGGCAGCTGCTAGAGAGCCCAGCGAGAAGCCCCCTAAGCTAGGTGCTGCAGGGTGACCGCCCCCTCCAGAAGCCTCACTGGCATAAGTGGCAAGCAGGTTGGCAGCAGCTGCAGCAGCAGGATTGGCACTAGCTGCAACAGCAGCAAGAACTCCAGACGCAGCGGCCGGGTTGAGGCCTAGTCCCAATGTATTGGTGTTGTAGCCATAACTGGCCAAAGTGTTCAGGGCAGACGTAATGGCAAGCAGATCATTACCGGAGAAACTAGACATAGCGGTAGGGAACCCTCCCATGCCGGCAAGGCCCGCCTGGCCAAGCAGTGTGGAGGCCGTAGCTGCCGCAGCGGCATTGGGTAAAACCTCTGTAGAGTTGGCAAATGGGGAACCGGTTGGGTTGGAGTTTGCCACGGGACCAGTGATGTTAGAGTAACTGATATTGAGACAGCTACTGCTCTGTGGGTCTTCCTGGATCTTCTGAACAATGATCTCCACAGCCTTGCGGTTCTGCTCTGGCTCCCCGCTCACCGTCACAACGCGCTCCTGAAGATTGATGCCCTCAGGCTTCTGAGAAAGCTGCACCCAGGCTCCTGATTGCTCCATCACAGCCTTAACTGTAGCTCCACCTTTACCGATGATGAGCCCAGCAGTGCTGTTGGGCACGATCAGTTTAGCCTGTGGAGGAGGGGGAGTGTCACTTTGATTGAGGAACAGAATTGCATGCATAAGTCTGCATGCAGCCCCCAAAATAGACCCTGTAATAAACTCAAATGTGTCTGTTCTGGTTGTGTAGATGCTTGATTTCTGTGCTCACTTTTTGAATTTCTGACAATGTTGAAATGAATGGCTGCAATATGCTTAAGGA from Xyrauchen texanus isolate HMW12.3.18 chromosome 3, RBS_HiC_50CHRs, whole genome shotgun sequence includes these protein-coding regions:
- the LOC127631254 gene encoding RNA-binding protein Nova-1-like isoform X2, which produces MMICGAVQQNGVFSTPQHLSQSPHVDSDPSDSRKRQLEPPTEASSSKRSNTGEEGEYFLKVLIPSYAAGSIIGKGGQTIVQLQKETGATIKLSKSKDFYPGTTERVCLIQGTVEALNGVHNFIAEKVREMPQSSQKAEPVSILQPQTTVNPDRIKQAKLIVPNSTAGLIIGKGGATVKAVMEQSGAWVQLSQKPEGINLQERVVTVSGEPEQNRKAVEIIVQKIQEDPQSSSCLNISYSNITGPVANSNPTGSPFANSTEVLPNAAAAATASTLLGQAGLAGMGGFPTAMSSFSGNDLLAITSALNTLASYGYNTNTLGLGLNPAAASGVLAAVAASANPAAAAAANLLATYASEASGGGGHPAAPSLGGFSLGSLAAATGASNGYLNPASPLVASSLLGTEKLAEGGKEVVEIAVPENLVGAILGKGGKTLVEYQELTGARIQISKKGEFIPGTRNRKVTITGSPAATQAAQYLISQRITYEQGVRATNPQKVG
- the LOC127631254 gene encoding RNA-binding protein Nova-1-like isoform X3 — its product is MEEGEYFLKVLIPSYAAGSIIGKGGQTIVQLQKETGATIKLSKSKDFYPGTTERVCLIQGTVEALNGVHNFIAEKVREMPQSSQKAEPVSILQPQTTVNPDRIKQAKLIVPNSTAGLIIGKGGATVKAVMEQSGAWVQLSQKPEGINLQERVVTVSGEPEQNRKAVEIIVQKIQEDPQSSSCLNISYSNITGPVANSNPTGSPFANSTEVLPNAAAAATASTLLGQAGLAGMGGFPTAMSSFSGNDLLAITSALNTLASYGYNTNTLGLGLNPAAASGVLAAVAASANPAAAAAANLLATYASEASGGGGHPAAPSLGGFSLGSLAAATGASNGYLNPASPLVASSLLGTEKLAEGGKEVVEIAVPENLVGAILGKGGKTLVEYQELTGARIQISKKGEFIPGTRNRKVTITGSPAATQAAQYLISQRITYEQGVRATNPQKQTFGHTTKEFKSLKS
- the LOC127631254 gene encoding RNA-binding protein Nova-1-like isoform X1 produces the protein MMICGAVQQNGVFSTPQHLSQSPHVDSDPSDSRKRQLEPPTEASSSKRSNTGEEGEYFLKVLIPSYAAGSIIGKGGQTIVQLQKETGATIKLSKSKDFYPGTTERVCLIQGTVEALNGVHNFIAEKVREMPQSSQKAEPVSILQPQTTVNPDRIKQAKLIVPNSTAGLIIGKGGATVKAVMEQSGAWVQLSQKPEGINLQERVVTVSGEPEQNRKAVEIIVQKIQEDPQSSSCLNISYSNITGPVANSNPTGSPFANSTEVLPNAAAAATASTLLGQAGLAGMGGFPTAMSSFSGNDLLAITSALNTLASYGYNTNTLGLGLNPAAASGVLAAVAASANPAAAAAANLLATYASEASGGGGHPAAPSLGGFSLGSLAAATGASNGYLNPASPLVASSLLGTEKLAEGGKEVVEIAVPENLVGAILGKGGKTLVEYQELTGARIQISKKGEFIPGTRNRKVTITGSPAATQAAQYLISQRITYEQGVRATNPQKQTFGHTTKEFKSLKS